In one Winogradskyella sp. MH6 genomic region, the following are encoded:
- a CDS encoding toxin-antitoxin system YwqK family antitoxin codes for MKNKLLLILICFAAANLANAQTTVKKEYHITGELLSTQEYKNGKKDGWYRIYNLEGTLTATFIYKNGLKQGESKSYYDNGTLSEAGQFLNDKQTGLWKKWNDEGVLIAEDNYKNGKKVGISKAYYKSGEIRSITEYKETNSRKETSTHKWFYKNGIIEGSQSFIESVRQDYKTYYETGVLSSSWVLKDNGRGPKENFYPSGKLSSTGNYKFSGSDKIDDWKYYYESGQLKAIGSYTYTSDKDGEWKHYYDNGKLEAIKVYKWGRKVGQWKYYDREGNLTKTLSY; via the coding sequence GTAAAAAAAGAATACCATATAACTGGAGAACTCTTGTCTACGCAAGAATATAAAAACGGAAAAAAAGACGGCTGGTATAGAATTTACAATTTAGAGGGAACACTTACCGCAACATTTATATATAAAAATGGACTAAAGCAAGGTGAAAGTAAAAGTTATTATGATAACGGAACATTAAGTGAGGCAGGTCAATTTTTAAATGATAAACAGACTGGTCTGTGGAAAAAATGGAATGATGAAGGTGTTTTGATAGCTGAGGATAATTATAAAAATGGGAAAAAAGTTGGAATTTCTAAAGCGTATTATAAAAGTGGTGAAATAAGAAGTATTACTGAATACAAGGAAACTAACAGTAGAAAGGAAACGTCTACACACAAATGGTTTTATAAAAATGGTATTATAGAAGGGAGTCAAAGTTTTATCGAAAGTGTGCGCCAAGATTATAAAACTTATTATGAAACAGGTGTCTTATCTTCTTCTTGGGTTTTAAAAGATAATGGTAGAGGTCCAAAAGAAAATTTTTATCCATCTGGTAAACTATCCTCAACGGGAAATTATAAATTTAGCGGTAGTGATAAAATAGATGATTGGAAGTATTACTATGAAAGTGGGCAATTAAAAGCAATAGGTAGTTATACTTATACAAGTGATAAAGATGGAGAGTGGAAACATTATTATGATAACGGCAAACTAGAAGCCATTAAAGTTTATAAATGGGGAAGAAAAGTTGGTCAATGGAAATATTATGACAGAGAAGGGAATTTAACAAAAACTTTAAGCTATTAA